TCCAAAAAATGGGACACTGTTAAGGCAGACACTGAAGTAAAACCTCTTGAAGGAATCTGGATCTATAACAATGATGCAAACAGCGCCGAAGTATCCATGAAGTATGACTCAAATCCGCTTCAGACACCACCGTCAGAAGATCTTCAGTCTGGCTGGAATGCAGTAGGATTTTCATCACTCACTCCTGCAACTGCAAAGGACACACTGGTTGATGTTTCAGGGAAATGGACAAAAGCCATAGGATGGGATTCAGAAGAGCAGATGTATGAGACAGCAATTATCAGTGGCGGAAGCGGCATATACAGCGATACAAGAGATATGAATCCCGCAAAGGCATACTGGGTATGGATGAAAGAGGAAGGTACAATTGCAGCACTCAGCTGAATTAATCTATGAAAAGTAATTATGGAGGAATATAATATGACAAAATTTAGTATGAGAAAATCCAGGAATAGGTTATTCACCGGAATTATCCTCACCCTGGGGATAATTTTCCTTGCAGGAATTGCATCGGCAGCAACAGCGACATTTGCAGTACCGGAAATACCCGATGGGATGGATGGAGCAGATGCAGAAGCACTTCCGGTACTGCCATGTGAATTTACAGGAAGCGTTATGATAGGTGATATCCCGGCACCATCCGGCACAATCATCAGGGCATTTATCGGTGAGGAAGAAGCCGGACGCTTTGTTGTAAATCAGGCAGGAACCTACGGCGGAGAAGGTCTCTTTGATGACAGACTTTTGGTTGAAGGGGATGAAGAAGTAATAAATCAGGAGATCGTCTTTAAAATCTGGAGCAATGACGCAGATGAGAGACTTCTTTATCAGCCAGGGGACAGCCGGACATTTGACCTGACTGTTGCAGGAATTGACGGAGACTTCAACGCAAATGCCTTTGTGGACATAGGGGACGTCTCAAAAGTATCTTACATGGTTGCAGATAAAATTCAGCCAGAAATCTCTGCTGATTTCAACGGCAACGGAGAGGTTGATGTCGGAGATGCTGCAATGATTGCTTATTTCCTTGTCCGGAAGATTGAATTCCTGTGAATTTCTGAAAAAATAGCATAACAAAAACATTTTTTTCTTTCCCTTACCCACTACAATAAATTATATCTCTGATTATAACAATTATTCAGATAATGGATTCTGAAATGCTGAATACTGCCAAAAAATTTTCAGAGTTAATAAGATTAAAATTCAGAGATAAAATAAAAGATATAATAGTATTTGGATCAGTAGCAAGGCATGAAGAAACAGAAATGTCAGACATTGACATACTGGTTATAACAAAGATAAGTGATTTCAGACTTAAACATTCTATCATCAGTGAAGCCTTTGATATGAGCATTGAATCAGGCCATTATATCTCAGTCAAAGTGCTCGATGAAACTGAATACCAAAAGAAAAAATACCTCTCATTTTTCAGAAATATTTCCGCGGACGGTATTGCAGTATGAACAATCCTGAAATTAATGCCCTGATCAAAAAATCAAAAGAGAGACTTAAAGCTGCTGAAAGCCTTTTAAACGAAAACTATTCAGAAGATTCAGTTAACAGGTCTTATTATGCTATGTACCTTGCTTCAACAGCACTTCTATTGCTTAAAGGAATAAAGTTCAAAACACATAAAGGTCTTATTTCAGCCATCGGGAATGAATTTGTGAAAACAGGTATAATGGACAAAAAATACGGGAGAACTTTAAATATTGCAGAAGAAGCACGTGAGAATGCTGATTATGCATCTTTTATTGAAATCGAAATATCTGAAGCACGTGAAATACTTCAGAATGCCCGGTTGTTCGTCAGGGAAGCTGAAAGAATAATCAGTGAATCTGAATAAAACACAATACCACACAATATATCATAAATTAATACAATACCATACAATATATAATAAATTAATACAATACAACACAATATAATATGATCAGAAACACGAATATTTGACATCATAGCCGAATTTAGGCACCAAAAATCAACCAAAATATACCTTACTCTTAATAAAAATCAACCCGGAAAATGTATATCCCTTCAGGATAAACAACCGATATTATCAAAGACTTTGCAGACATAACAGATAATATACTTACAGGCAGCAAAAAAAATCTGCAAAATTAATTCGTGGAACAAATCTGTTAAATAAATCATTCAGATAAAAATAAAGGAGCTAAAATGGAATACGAAGACATCAGATCAATACTCTCATCCGGAATTCCTGACAGTGAGAAATTAAACAGGATAAAGGAAGCCTGCAATAACAGGGACAAAGCCGCAAGGGAATTTACAACCGATCTTAAAAGAGCAGCAGCAGAGATATCCGAAGGAAAAACAGATACAGAGATAAAAACATCCGGACTATCACCGGAATTCCGGGAAATTGCTGAATCCTTCAACACAGTAATAAACTCATACAAAACCCCGTTTAAAGAAACACTAAAAGTTCTTAATGAGTATGAACACAGCAGATTTTATGCTAAAATAGAAGATAAAAACAAATTCAGAGGCGACTTCCTCCTCCTCAAAAACTCGGTCAACAAAGTAGGCGAAGGCATAAACCGGGCAGTGAAAGAGATTATAAAAATTGCAGAGGAATTCGACAAGGGAAACTTCAGTGCAAGATTTGATGAAAATCTCACATTTGAAGGTGACATAAAAACCATAAAAGATAACCTCAATAACGTCGGAGAGATATTCTCAGCTACAATTAAGGAAGCAAAAGGCTCATTTAACAAGATAAACTCAAGCAGCAACGAGATAGGCAAAAGTTCTGACCAGGTCGCAATTGCGGCAGAGAAGGTCGCAACAACAAGCACCAACGCCGCGGCAATGACAAGGACGCTCAACCGCCATATCGAGGACATACACCGGCAGATTGCCGACCTGTCGGAATCCAACGAAGAGATCTCCTCGACAGCAAAAGATGTACTTAAAAATGCAAACCATGTTGTTGAAATAGGAAAGGAAGCCCAGATCTCCGGAGACGAAGCGAAAGAGAGCATGAACAGTGTGGAAGTAATCGCAAACAAAAGTGTGGGCGAGATAAACAGCCTTGCAGAGAGGATAAAAGAGGTCAGCGGAGTAGTTAACCTGATTCACGACATCACAGGGCAGATTAACCTTCTGGCCCTGAATGCCGCAATTGAAGCCGCCCACGCCGGCGAACAGGGACGCGGATTTGCCATAGTCGCCGGAGAGGTCAAAAACCTTGCAGGAGAGGCAAGGGCGGCAACCGGAAATATAGAAACGGTTGTGAAAGGAGTACAGGAGTCATCCGCAAAAACGGCAGAGGCAATCAAATCCGCAAGCCTTGAGATAACCGAGAGTGTATCAAGCGTAAACAAGGCGATAAACGGACTTAACGATATTATAAAGAATGCAGAAACGGTCAACAACGACATCGGAAAGATCGCCGGTGCAATTGAAAACCAGGCCGACATTGCAACAAACGTAGTTAATGCCGCAGACGAAGGATCAAAACTTACAGGCAATGTAATGGAAGAGGCAGAAGAACTTGCAGCGCTTGCAGAAGAAGCCAGTGCATCAATAGAAGAGATCGGCAGTGCAATCCACGAAGTAAATGACCTTGTAAAGGAATTATCGGCCAGCATGGACAGGTATAAAATCTGAAAAAATCAGAAATCCTGTCCATAAATCAGAAAAAATAATCTGCACAGGCTTTCCGGCAAAAAAATATACCGGACTCTTTTTTTCAGACAGACTGCCACTTGCCCGAAGGGACAGTAATCTCAAAGCAGGCCCCTTCACCCTCACCGCCCATTTCTTTAATTGTAATTCCTGTGATCGAAAGAATCTCCCTGACCAGAAACAACCCATAACCATGCTTTCTTCCAAATGCCGGCCGGAAAATACTCTCTTTTTTGTCCTCCGGCACACCGCTCCCGTCATCATAGATCCTGATTAACAGGTTACCATTCTCATTTCCGGAAATTACAGATAAATTCTTCATACCAAAAGCATGCTTATAGGCATTTGTGATAATATTGCAGAAGGCCTTCCTAAGCATAACATCGGCATAGACCACAACAGGTTTAATCTCAAGTGTCACATGAACCCCTGAAGGCACACCTCCACCCTCGGAGAGGCACTCAAGAATAATTGGTTCAATCACCTGCCATTCAGGAGGTTTTACACCCATATCCTGATAATCACGGGTAAACTCGATCTGCCTCTGTATGTTCTTTATCGATATTTCAAGCTTTGAAGCATAATCCCTGTCCTCAGCCGGAATATTCTCCTTCATAAGACCAAGATAACCGGTGGCTATGGTAATGGAGTTTAAAATATCATGCCTCGTAATGCCTGAGAGAAGATTCAGCTTCTTATTTGCCTCCTCCAGAGAACTCCGGTAATTATTCATATCAGTAATATTGCGTGCAGAGATAACGGCCTGAATAACATTACCTGAGAGATCGGTTATCGGAGAACCAAATGTATCATAGTATGCAACTGAACCGTCAGGATTTATTACAGACTTCTCAACCCGGCCGGAAGTGCCCGTTTTAAAAACACCCCCCGCAGCACAGAGTTCACAGGGTTTATCTGCACCATGAAAGACGCTATAACATTTCCGGCCAGTAAGATCTTCCGGTTTAAACCCGAATGCATCATAAATTCCCTTATTGACATCAACGATACTGTAATCCCTGTCAATTACATACATCGCATCGCCTATTGAATCAAAGACTGTTCTTATTTTGATAGCTGCATCCTTAAGTTCATCTTCATACTTTTTCCTCTCGGAGATATCCCTGATAATGGAAACAATGAATTTTTCTCCGCCCGACTCCAGCACCGACGAGGAGATCTCAACCGGAACTCTGACAGAATCACGGGTTAAAAGCTCAGATTCAAATATCTTATTAATATATGGATACAGACCGTCACCAGCACCGATATTCCCGCCTTCCGGGACAAAAACATCGACAAAATTCCTGCCCGAAACATCACCGGACGAATATCCAAACATCTCTCCGGCAGCCTTATTCCAGAAGACTACAGCTCCGGAATCATCCATTATGCATATGGCATCAGTTGCAGTCTCACTTACCGCCCTGAATTTCTCCTCACTCTCCTTTAACTTCTCCTCAATGATCTTCTGCCCGGTCATATCATGGATTATTGTAATGAGGCACTTCGCATCCTCAAGTTCGATAATTCTGCCAGACATAAAAACAGTCCGGACCATATCCTGAATATTCAGATCCAGCTCAAAGTTAAGAACAGAACCGGACTCCTCAAGCTCCCTGACATACCTTTCACGGTCCTCATGACATAGGTAAAAATTCAAATCAAGTATCTTTCTGCCTATGACATCATCACGCTGAATTCCGGAGAAAGACTCCCATCTGTCATTCACCTCAAGGACAACCCCCTCATCGAGAGTCGAGAGAATGATGACATCCGGATTCAGGCTGAATACAGTCGAGTACTTCTCATTTGCGAGTTTTAACTCCTCTTCCGTTACAACCCGCTCTGTGATATCGATTATAATACCTTCAAATAAAACAGGACTGCCTTCCTCATCTCTCCTGACAATCGTACGGTCGTAAATATTGCGCAGTTCACCGTCACGATTAAAAACCCTGTACTCCTGTGAGTAATCATCAGCCCCGGCGGAGAGGTGCCCGGATATCTCATCTTCGACCCTCTTCAAGTCATCAGGGTGGATTAGGTCGGCATATAGAATTTTTCCGGAATAGAAATCATCAGGACTGTACCCAAGAACACTTACATTGTCAGAGACAAACCTGACCGGCCAGCCCTCACCGGTCTCCCATAAAAATGCAATGACCGGACTGTTGTTTAAAATCTGCCTGTAAGCACCGGCATCCGCATTACAGCGGTTCAGTTCAGCCCTGCTGCTGTCCTTCAGGCATATTATTAAAATCCGGCAGGAGACTGCATCCAGAAATAACTCATCTGCATCTGTAAAATATTCATCGCCGGAATAACTGCTGCCATAATAGACGACATTTATATAACCATAACTTATGCCGCTGAGTTCAAGGTTTCTCTTTAAAAATACCGGACATTCCTTTGAAGAGTCATAAGAAGATGAATGCCACACTTCATCACCTACAGATATTACTGCGCCCGTGTTCTCCGGTTCCCGAAATACAGAAGAGATTATTTCGGCCATGATGCCATAGATCTCATCGCCGGAGACTTCCAGGGAGATCAATTCCGAAAGTTTATCAAGGCATTTTTTTCCCGCAGAAATACTGCAATTACTATCATCTGACATATTAACCGGAAAAATCCTCTGATTCAGATATAGCAGACGGCAGTCATATAATCCTTTCGCATCCTCATCCGGATAAATCCAAAAAGACCGCAATTATACCTCTCCGGAAGAAGAGCAGCATTAACTGTGTCACAACGGAGTAATCTGAGAAACAATATAAGTTCAGTGGAGATGTTTTATAAATCCTGAATACAATCTCCTGAAAAGAGATCCGGAGTCATACCTGTGAACGAAAAGGAACCTGATATAATCGAGATTATAAACCCTGCAACCGGCGAAAGGGCAGGCACAGTTAACAGATGCACAAAAGAGGATGTACATTCTGCAATAGACGGGGCAGAAGATGCCTTTTCAGGATGGGCAGCAAAAAGTCCGCGTGAGAGGGGAAAGATGCTCTTTCTGGCAGCACAGGAGATAAGAAACAAGCAGGTCGGACTTGCGGAACTCCTTACGGCAGAGCAGGGAAAACCCCTATCTGAGGCAAAAAACGAGATACAGGGCTGTGCAGCAGTACTTGAATACTACTCATCCATATCAGGAACTGTAAGGGGTGACTTTCTGCCCAAATCCGATTACGGCTACTCATTCACAGTAAAAAAACCGCTTGGCATCTGCGGGGCAATAATTCCCTGGAATATGCCTGTGCTGATTATGGCATGGAAGACCGGACCTGCACTCGTTGCCGGAAACTGCCTGATAGTGAAGCCTTCATCCAAAACACCCCTTACAAGCCTGAAAATCGCATCCATACTGCACAGATGCGGCATCCCGGAAGATGTCCTCCCGGTTGTAACCGGAAGCGGCAGTGAGGCAGGCAGTGCACTGGCAGAGAGCAGAAAGATTGCAGCACTCTCATTTACCGGGTCGGCTGAGACCGGAAATTTTGTTGAGAAACTCTCATGCGGGACAGGAAAACGGCTGACACTCGAACTGGGAGGAAGCGATCCAATGATTGTATGCCGTGATGCTGACGTTGACTCAGCGGTTGCAGGTGCGGTTGCAGGGAGGTTTTACAACTGCGGACAGACATGTACGGCCGTAAAGCGCCTCTATGTCATGGAGGATATTGCTGAGGAATTTAAAAGAAAACTCACAGAAAAGGTCTCACAGATTAAAACGGGCAACGGCATGATGAAAGGGACAAAGATGGGACCTTTAATCGACATGGAGGCCAGAGATAAAACAGCCGGAGTTATTGCCGGAATTCAGGAAGATTACGATGCTGAAATACTGACAGGAGGAGAAATACCCGACAGCCCGGACCTTAAATGCGGCAGCTTCCTTGAACCGACAGTCATTACCGGAGCACCAAAGGACTGCACACTATTTACAGAAGAGATATTCGGGCCAGTCCTTCCGGTTGCGGTTGTAAAAAACATGGATGAAGCTATTGAAGAAGCAAACAGAACTAAATTCGGGCTTGGCGCCTCAGTCTGGACAACATCACTTAAAAACTCATTTGAGGCCTCAGAAATGCTTGATGCAGGCATCGTATGGGTGAACAGGCACCTTAAAATACCCCCGGAAGTACCGTTTGGAGGGGAGAAGGAGAGCGGTTCAGGGCGTGAAAACGGCCTCTGTGCACTTGAGAGATATATGAAAGAGAAAACTGTCATAATGACGCCCTGAAAGAGAGAAGGAGCAGCTGAATAATGATAAATGTCGGATGCCACGTATCAATCTCAAAATCCATAGACCTTGCAGTCGGACGTGCGGCTGAGAGGGGCTGCACCACCTTTCAGATCTTCACCTCAAATCCGCGCGGATGGAAAGCGAGGGAAATAAAAGAGGAAGAAGCGGAGAGATTCATTGAAAGCATAAGAAGAACAGGCATTTACCCGCCTATCGCCCATATGCCGTACCTACCCAATCCCGCATCACCCAGGGAAGAGATAAGGCAGAAATCAGAAGAAGCGATGATAAAAGAGGTTTTAAGATGCAGAATGCTGAAAATTCCATATCTCGTAACACACCTTGGAAGCCATCTCGGTGCAGGCAGGGATGACGGAATAAAGCATTTCACCGGGTGCATTGATCTCGCCACCGAAGAGTCGGGAGGGGAGGTGATGATGCTGCTTGAAAATACGGCAGGCACAAAGAATTCAATGGGAGGCGATATTGAAGATATAGCCGAAATTATCGACAGTATAAACGACAAATCCGGAGTAGGGATCTGCATAGACACATGCCATGCCTTCGCCGCAGGATATGACATCACCACAGAAGAAGGACTCTCATCCTTCCTCGATCTGACTGACTCTGAAATTGGCCTTGATAAACTGAAGGTCATTCACTTAAACGACTGCAAAGGCACTCTCGGTTCACACCTTGACAGGCATGAGCATATAGGGCTTGGAAATATCGGCGACGACGCTTTCAGGCGCATCGTGAACCACCCAAAGCTCAGAGAGATCCCATTCATACTTGAAACTCCGGTAAACGAGGTGAGAGATGATACCGGAAATATCGCCCATGTAAAATCCCTCTTCAGGGAATAAATCAGGAACAATTAATCCCTCACACTTTGATCTGACCGGTAAAACCGCAAACAGTATACCCACACAATACCCCCTTTTTCTGTCACATACCCAAATAGGCATAAGGAAATAAAAACAAAATTATCCGGAAGTGAAGGCTGAATTTACAGACGGAAAAATAACCCTTGGTCCTGAGGGAAAATCTCTCTATACCAACAGCGGATACGGAAGGCCGGCAGGGAAGAGGCTTGCCCTCTCAGGAGAAGAGGCGCTCTATCTTCTCGGAAGGGACAAAATCGAACTGGACGGATATGACTTTGACACTCTCGCCTCAGAACTGTCTGCCGACCCGAAATTTATGAGACGATTCCTGCTGTACAGGGACATTCGGGAGAGAGGATATGTCATACAGGCTGGACCGCACGATTTCAGGGTGTTTAGGCGTGGTGAAAAACCAGGCACAGGACGCTCACAGTTTATGATAAGGGTGCTTGCCGAAAGAGATCTCGTAGGCTTCAATGAAGTTCTCGATGACATAGCCTCGGCAAAGAATATGCGAAAGCAGTTCCTTGTCGGAGTTGTTGACGATGAGGATGAGATAACCTACTACGAGGTCAAATCAAACGACATTCCCGAAGGTGTAGCTGAAAACAGCCCGGAAACGGTTACGGGAATCCTGTACGGACGTTCGGTAGTAATAAAAACCCCGCCTGAGAGCAGCCTTGAGAAAGCATGGTTCGGGACAAGGCTTGACAAAGACCGGCTCCTCCTCTCCCCTCCGGAAGTTCTCTATCTGCTTGAGAGAGAACTACTGAAGATCAGGGATACGGACATCAGCTCATTCTCAGAGATCGCCGCAGAGGAGGATCATGAGATTGAGAGCAAATATGTCGTCTATAAAGACCTACGCGAAAAGAGACAGATAGCAAGGACAGCCTATAAATTCGGTCATCACTTCAGGGTATATTCCGGTGAGAAGAAGCATTCGGAACTGCTTGTTCATGCCCTTCCATCAGAGGAATTCATGCCGATGAGTGTGATCTCAAGATCTGTCCGCCTTGCCCACAGCGTCAGAAAGAAGATGCTTTTTGCATCTGTGGATAAAAACAATATAGAGTATATCGAATTCGCAAGAATAAAAATGTAAACATATAGTTGGAATAAAATATGCAGTCAGAAATCGATCCGTGGTCAGGAAACCAGAATATAGAAACGGATAAACTCTTCAGTGAATTCGGAATAGAACGCTTTGATGATGTGATTGACCAGGTCAAAGAACCGGCATACTTCTTCAGAAGAAAGATTGTTGTCGGACACAGGGACTATAAGAATATCACAGACGCAATGGCAGAGAAAAAACCTTTCAATGTCATGACCGGATTCATGCCCTCCGGACATCCGCATCTTGGCCACCTGATGGTGATGAAAGAGGTCGTCTGGCATATTAAGCAGGGCGGAACAGGATATATATCAATTGCAGACCGCGAGGCACATGCTGTCAGGGGTATCTCCTGGGACAAATGCAGGGAATTCGGGAAAGAATACCTAAACTGTCTCTATGCCCTTGGTTTTGAGGGAAATACCTATTACCAGAGCAGGAACAATAAGCTAAAAGATCTGGCATTTGAATGTGCAACAAAGATCAACTTCTCAGATTTATCGGCAATATACGGTTTTTCACAGGATACGGCACTTGCACATGCCATGAGCGTTGCAACACAGGTGGCAGATATTCTGTACCCCCAGACCGATGCAGGCCCTGCACCGACTATAGTACCTGTAGGAATTGACCAGGATCCGCACATCCGCCTCACCCGTGATGTCGCATATAAACTGAGAATGTTCCTTGTGGAAGAGCGGGAAGGTTATATCTCAGTCAGGTCAAAGAATGCACCATCAAAGGCGATGGACGATGTAGAAAGTGCATTTTCCGGGTGCAGAAGATACGAGGGACACATAGACATTAAAGGGGCCTCTGCCGAAGAAGTCGAGGCAAAAGTCAGGGAGATCGAGATTAAAAACGGCGGTTTCGGGTTTATCGCACCGTCTTCAACATACCACACCTTCCTTCAGGGGCTGCAGGGCGGCAAGATGTCGAGCAGTATCCCCGACAGCCTCTTCCGGTTTGATGAGCCTGAAAAGAGTGTGAAAAAGAAAGTCATGGCTTCACTGACAGGTGGAAGAATGACACTTGAAGAGCAGAAGAAACTTGGCGGTGAGCCTGAAAAATGCTCGGTATATCTCTTAAACCTCTTTCATATGTCTGAGAAGGATGATGAGGTGAAGGAGATGTACAGGGCCTGCAAAGCCGGGGAACTTATGTGCGGAACCTGTAAGAAAGAGACCTTTGAAAGGGTTAAGGAGTTCCTCTCAGACTTTAATGAGAAGATGGACGAGACAGAGCATCTGATCGGGGAGTGAGAAAAATGGACCTTACATTAAATGAAAAGAAGCTTCTTGCAGTGCTTAAACCCTTAAGGGACGCTGAAGAAGCAAGAATTGAGTCTGTAAAACCGATTACAGAGACCATAAAGAGCGTTGAGGCAGCCCGAAAGCATTCAATAAACCCTCTGAAAGAGACATTAAAATTTCTCGAAGATACAAAAAATCTCGCATTCCAGCCGATAAAAAAAGCAATTGAACTCTTTGAGGAGACCGCAGAAGAGACGCTCGGCCCGATGAAAGAGCCTGATGCTGCCTATCTTGCAAAAATAATGGATACTACCGAAGAGGCGATAGTATCACATGCACTTCTGCTTCAGGATAAAGGACTTGCAGATCTCATTAAGACAACAGCAGCCACCTGCAAAATCACAGAAGAGGGTGAGAAATACAGAAGGGAAGGACTGCCTGAGAGGGTACTCTTCGATTCATTTGACAAATCAGTCACTATGGAAGACCTCAGGAAACATCCGGCATCAAAGCTTGGAATCGGATGGCTCAGGAAGAAGGGTTGGGTAGAGATAAAGGACGGGATGGTAAACAAGATCTCTGACGCACCAAAAGGTGACGACGAGTACGCCTTGTCTGACCCAACGGCAGACAAACCCGGAATGAAGGAACTGTTAAAGAGAAAGCTTGCTGAAGAGATCGAGACTGTAACATACAAAGTAGCTATAACCGAAGAGGGAGTTGCCCTTGTAGAGTCAGGAATCGATCTCAGGGCTGAGACAGCCACACTGACAAGCGACCAGATACGGACGGGCGAGTGGAGAAACCTTAAACTGAGGAG
The sequence above is a segment of the Methanoplanus limicola DSM 2279 genome. Coding sequences within it:
- a CDS encoding nucleotidyltransferase domain-containing protein; translation: MDSEMLNTAKKFSELIRLKFRDKIKDIIVFGSVARHEETEMSDIDILVITKISDFRLKHSIISEAFDMSIESGHYISVKVLDETEYQKKKYLSFFRNISADGIAV
- a CDS encoding HEPN domain-containing protein; the protein is MNNPEINALIKKSKERLKAAESLLNENYSEDSVNRSYYAMYLASTALLLLKGIKFKTHKGLISAIGNEFVKTGIMDKKYGRTLNIAEEARENADYASFIEIEISEAREILQNARLFVREAERIISESE
- a CDS encoding methyl-accepting chemotaxis protein, whose protein sequence is MEYEDIRSILSSGIPDSEKLNRIKEACNNRDKAAREFTTDLKRAAAEISEGKTDTEIKTSGLSPEFREIAESFNTVINSYKTPFKETLKVLNEYEHSRFYAKIEDKNKFRGDFLLLKNSVNKVGEGINRAVKEIIKIAEEFDKGNFSARFDENLTFEGDIKTIKDNLNNVGEIFSATIKEAKGSFNKINSSSNEIGKSSDQVAIAAEKVATTSTNAAAMTRTLNRHIEDIHRQIADLSESNEEISSTAKDVLKNANHVVEIGKEAQISGDEAKESMNSVEVIANKSVGEINSLAERIKEVSGVVNLIHDITGQINLLALNAAIEAAHAGEQGRGFAIVAGEVKNLAGEARAATGNIETVVKGVQESSAKTAEAIKSASLEITESVSSVNKAINGLNDIIKNAETVNNDIGKIAGAIENQADIATNVVNAADEGSKLTGNVMEEAEELAALAEEASASIEEIGSAIHEVNDLVKELSASMDRYKI
- a CDS encoding PAS domain-containing protein, whose translation is MSDDSNCSISAGKKCLDKLSELISLEVSGDEIYGIMAEIISSVFREPENTGAVISVGDEVWHSSSYDSSKECPVFLKRNLELSGISYGYINVVYYGSSYSGDEYFTDADELFLDAVSCRILIICLKDSSRAELNRCNADAGAYRQILNNSPVIAFLWETGEGWPVRFVSDNVSVLGYSPDDFYSGKILYADLIHPDDLKRVEDEISGHLSAGADDYSQEYRVFNRDGELRNIYDRTIVRRDEEGSPVLFEGIIIDITERVVTEEELKLANEKYSTVFSLNPDVIILSTLDEGVVLEVNDRWESFSGIQRDDVIGRKILDLNFYLCHEDRERYVRELEESGSVLNFELDLNIQDMVRTVFMSGRIIELEDAKCLITIIHDMTGQKIIEEKLKESEEKFRAVSETATDAICIMDDSGAVVFWNKAAGEMFGYSSGDVSGRNFVDVFVPEGGNIGAGDGLYPYINKIFESELLTRDSVRVPVEISSSVLESGGEKFIVSIIRDISERKKYEDELKDAAIKIRTVFDSIGDAMYVIDRDYSIVDVNKGIYDAFGFKPEDLTGRKCYSVFHGADKPCELCAAGGVFKTGTSGRVEKSVINPDGSVAYYDTFGSPITDLSGNVIQAVISARNITDMNNYRSSLEEANKKLNLLSGITRHDILNSITIATGYLGLMKENIPAEDRDYASKLEISIKNIQRQIEFTRDYQDMGVKPPEWQVIEPIILECLSEGGGVPSGVHVTLEIKPVVVYADVMLRKAFCNIITNAYKHAFGMKNLSVISGNENGNLLIRIYDDGSGVPEDKKESIFRPAFGRKHGYGLFLVREILSITGITIKEMGGEGEGACFEITVPSGKWQSV
- a CDS encoding aldehyde dehydrogenase family protein; translated protein: MNEKEPDIIEIINPATGERAGTVNRCTKEDVHSAIDGAEDAFSGWAAKSPRERGKMLFLAAQEIRNKQVGLAELLTAEQGKPLSEAKNEIQGCAAVLEYYSSISGTVRGDFLPKSDYGYSFTVKKPLGICGAIIPWNMPVLIMAWKTGPALVAGNCLIVKPSSKTPLTSLKIASILHRCGIPEDVLPVVTGSGSEAGSALAESRKIAALSFTGSAETGNFVEKLSCGTGKRLTLELGGSDPMIVCRDADVDSAVAGAVAGRFYNCGQTCTAVKRLYVMEDIAEEFKRKLTEKVSQIKTGNGMMKGTKMGPLIDMEARDKTAGVIAGIQEDYDAEILTGGEIPDSPDLKCGSFLEPTVITGAPKDCTLFTEEIFGPVLPVAVVKNMDEAIEEANRTKFGLGASVWTTSLKNSFEASEMLDAGIVWVNRHLKIPPEVPFGGEKESGSGRENGLCALERYMKEKTVIMTP
- a CDS encoding deoxyribonuclease IV — translated: MINVGCHVSISKSIDLAVGRAAERGCTTFQIFTSNPRGWKAREIKEEEAERFIESIRRTGIYPPIAHMPYLPNPASPREEIRQKSEEAMIKEVLRCRMLKIPYLVTHLGSHLGAGRDDGIKHFTGCIDLATEESGGEVMMLLENTAGTKNSMGGDIEDIAEIIDSINDKSGVGICIDTCHAFAAGYDITTEEGLSSFLDLTDSEIGLDKLKVIHLNDCKGTLGSHLDRHEHIGLGNIGDDAFRRIVNHPKLREIPFILETPVNEVRDDTGNIAHVKSLFRE
- the endA gene encoding tRNA-intron lyase; amino-acid sequence: MKAEFTDGKITLGPEGKSLYTNSGYGRPAGKRLALSGEEALYLLGRDKIELDGYDFDTLASELSADPKFMRRFLLYRDIRERGYVIQAGPHDFRVFRRGEKPGTGRSQFMIRVLAERDLVGFNEVLDDIASAKNMRKQFLVGVVDDEDEITYYEVKSNDIPEGVAENSPETVTGILYGRSVVIKTPPESSLEKAWFGTRLDKDRLLLSPPEVLYLLERELLKIRDTDISSFSEIAAEEDHEIESKYVVYKDLREKRQIARTAYKFGHHFRVYSGEKKHSELLVHALPSEEFMPMSVISRSVRLAHSVRKKMLFASVDKNNIEYIEFARIKM
- a CDS encoding tryptophan--tRNA ligase, whose protein sequence is MQSEIDPWSGNQNIETDKLFSEFGIERFDDVIDQVKEPAYFFRRKIVVGHRDYKNITDAMAEKKPFNVMTGFMPSGHPHLGHLMVMKEVVWHIKQGGTGYISIADREAHAVRGISWDKCREFGKEYLNCLYALGFEGNTYYQSRNNKLKDLAFECATKINFSDLSAIYGFSQDTALAHAMSVATQVADILYPQTDAGPAPTIVPVGIDQDPHIRLTRDVAYKLRMFLVEEREGYISVRSKNAPSKAMDDVESAFSGCRRYEGHIDIKGASAEEVEAKVREIEIKNGGFGFIAPSSTYHTFLQGLQGGKMSSSIPDSLFRFDEPEKSVKKKVMASLTGGRMTLEEQKKLGGEPEKCSVYLLNLFHMSEKDDEVKEMYRACKAGELMCGTCKKETFERVKEFLSDFNEKMDETEHLIGE